From Longimicrobium sp.:
CGAGCGCCGCACGTTCGGGGCCACGAAGATGCAATCTATGGTGTGGGGAGGGCGGCGAGTACCTGTTCCGTGGAGCGGATGCGGGCCAGGCGCGGGAAGATGGTGGTGAAGGCGAACGCGTGCGCCTCGGCGGAGAACGCGGCGGTCGCGTTCTCGACGATCACCTGCGCGTAGGCCAGCTCCATCGCGTTCCGCGCGGTCGACTCCACGCCGAAGTTCGTGGAGATGCCGCCGAGGACGATGGTGCGCACGCCGCGCCGGCGGAGCTGCAGCTCCAGGTCGGTGCCGTTGAAGGCGCCCCAGTTGCGCTTGGTGACGACGACGTCGCCGTCGCGTGGGCCCAGCTCGGGCACGATCTCGTCCCACCCGGGCGGGAGCGGCGGTACCGGCGGCGGGTCGTCGATGTCCGGCCGCAGCATGTCGCGCCCGTCCGGCGCGTAGCTCACGCGGACGAGGATCACCGGCGCGCCGGCGGCGCGGAAGCGCTCCGCCAGCCGCGCCGCGTTCGCCACCACCGCAGCGGACGAGTGCGGCGCCGTCTCGCGCGCCACGATCCCGCGCTGCAGGTCGATCAGCACCAGCGCCGTCGTCGCGGGATCGAGCCGCAGCAAATCATCCCCAGCCATCTTCATCTCTCTTCCCGAAGTGTGCCTGACCCGGAGCCTGGACCCATCGCCGGTGTCATCCTGAGGCTGAGGGAGGCGCCGCACCAAACCTGGGTTGCACCGAAAATTGGCGCCGACCGAAGGATCTACTCGCCCCACGGACGAAGCCTGCTCGAGCGAGCCGATCTTCAGCCCTCCCCTGCAAGATCCTTCGGGCGCGCAGGGATATCGTGCGACCTCGGCTTCAGTGCTCCGCGCCCTCAGGATGACACCGGGATCCGTGTCTCATCAGCCTCAATCAATCCCTCAT
This genomic window contains:
- a CDS encoding hydrolase, whose protein sequence is MKMAGDDLLRLDPATTALVLIDLQRGIVARETAPHSSAAVVANAARLAERFRAAGAPVILVRVSYAPDGRDMLRPDIDDPPPVPPLPPGWDEIVPELGPRDGDVVVTKRNWGAFNGTDLELQLRRRGVRTIVLGGISTNFGVESTARNAMELAYAQVIVENATAAFSAEAHAFAFTTIFPRLARIRSTEQVLAALPTP